The following coding sequences are from one Triticum dicoccoides isolate Atlit2015 ecotype Zavitan chromosome 4A, WEW_v2.0, whole genome shotgun sequence window:
- the LOC119289008 gene encoding putative auxin-responsive protein IAA29 encodes MDASLVPEGNPRLSPTRFVKVFLHGEPFGRKINLATHNNYDSLSSTLKRLGSNYSLSQYQLSGLAMSEEQGAIDDDFMFLYDNMDGYRFFLGEVPWEDFAVSVKKIYILPGEKQDDNEEYLEEGDANNGDGITGAAADGDDDAAGENGALDAVVAEDEGDGADDDGDGAGGEDGDGAYDDEDEAVGDDAGAEDNDGGAAK; translated from the exons ATGGATGCTTCTCTTGTACCCGAGGGAAATCCAAGGTTGTCACCAACAAGGTTTGTGAAGGTTTTCTTGCATGGGGAGCCCTTTGGAAGGAAGATAAATTTGGCGACTCACAATAATTATGACTCGTTGTCCTCCACTctgaaaagactgggaagcaactatTCGC ttTCACAGTACCAACTTAGTGGCTTGGCGATGAGTGAAGAACAAGGTGCGATAGATGATGACTTCATGTTTTTGTACGATAACATGGATGGTTATCGTTTCTTTCTCGGTGAAGTCCCATGGGA GGATTTCGCAGTTTCAGTCAAGAAGATCTACATTCTTCCTGGAGAAAAACAAGATG ACAATGAGGAATATCTGGAAGAGGGAGATGCAAATAACGGTGATGGCATTACTGGTGCTGCCGCTGATGGAGATGATGATGCCGCTGGTGAAAATGGAGCCCTGGACGCTGTTGTTGCTGAGGATGAGGGAGATGGAGCTGATGACGATGGAGATGGAGCCGGCGGCGAAGATGGAGATGGAGCTTATGACGATGAAGACGAAGCTGTTGGCGATGATGCTGGTG